Below is a window of Halanaerobiales bacterium DNA.
ATGTTACAGCAACTGATGATTATCAATTTTTATATAAAGCTGGAGCAGAAATACTAGTAGAAACTGCCAGAATGTGGTACAGTTTAGGCAGTTATATCGATATCCGTGATGGTGCTTTTTGTTTTAATGAAGTTTGTGGTCCTGATGAATATAAACCAGGTGTAAATAATAATTGTTATAATAATTATATGGCAAAATTCAATTTAGAATATGCAGTTAATATAGTAAAAGAAATGCAGGAAGAGGTTCCTGATTTATATACTGAATTAAAGAAAAAAGTAGATTTAAAAGAAAGCGAATTATTTAATTGGGAAAAAGCTTCAGCAAATATTTATCTTCCTTATAATGAAAAATTGGGTATTAATCCTCAGGATGATTCATTTATCTATAAAAATCCAATAAATTTAGATAATATACCAGATGAGGAATTACCACTTGTTGATAATTGGCATCCTTTGACTATCTGGAGATATCAGGTGATAAAACAGGCAGATGTTATTTTACTTATGTTACTTTTGGGAAATGAATTTAGTCTTGAACAAAAGAGAGCTAATTACGACTATTATGAACCTAAAACTACCCATGATTCTTCATTATCACCGGCAGTTTATAGTATAATAGCTGCAGAAATAGGATATTATGACGATGCCTACAATTATTTTAATCAAATAGCCCGTCTTGATCTTGATAATTATAATGAAAACACCTATCAGGGTGTTCATACTGCAGGGATGGGAAGTGCCTGGATGACTATGGTTTATGGTTTTGCAGGTATGAGAAATTATAAAGGAGTTTTACATTTTAATCCTTATTTACCTGAAAAGTGGGATAGATATAAATTTACAATCAAATTTAAAGGACGTGAGATTTTAATAGAAATAGATGAAGATGGTGCCCATTATACTTTGTTGGAAGGTGAAGATTTATCTATAAAGCATTTAAATGAAGATCTTCTAATTTCTCAAGAAAAAAATATTACTGTACCTTTAAAAGATTAATTATAAAAAATGAGGAGTTTTTAAAATGAAGGAATCAGAAAAGAAAATCTATTTTATGCTGGCTGCTGGAATATTTATAATATCATTTGCTGCAATTTTAATTAATCTTGCAGATGCACCACCAATGATAATTGCTTTTTATAGAATGTTTTTTAGTGCCCTGATATTAACTCCAATATTTTTAGTTAAATATAGAGAAAAGGCAAAGCTATTTTTAGATTATAGACCTGTAATAGTAGGTTTCTTTTTAGCTATTCATTTTATACTCTGGATTACAGCTTTTGAATATACTAATGTGGCTAATGCAGTAATTTTTGTTGCAATGCAGCCTTTATTTACTCTTTTGTTGGAATTTTTATTTGCAAAAGAAGATCTGCGTCAGGGAGTAGTAATAGGTGTTATTTTTGCTTTAGTTGGTAGTATTATTATTAGTATGGGCGATATAAATATGCTCTTTTCTAAAATTTGGGGAGATTTACTTGCTTTAGCTGCCTCTGTTTTTGCTGCTTTGTATTTATTTATTGGAAGAAGTTTGCGAAGAAAGGTTGATTATTTCCCTTATATTTACATAGTATATACTTATGCAGCACTTTTTTTAGGTTTATTTGTATTGATAAGAGGACTGCCATTTCAAGGATATGGACAAATCAATTATTTGTATTTCCTAGGACTGGCTTTAGGGCCTACCTTAATTGGTCATTCTGTTTTAAATTATTCAGTACGTTTTGTACCTACTACTATAGTTTCACTTTCTATTTTAGGTGAGCCTATTTTTACAACAATTTTAGCTTGGTGGATTTTGGGTGAGGGTATAACAATGGTAACTTTAATTGGAGGTTCATTTATTTTAGGTGGAATTTATTTATCAGTAACTAGAAAAGGAAAAACTGACTCAAAAGTTGAGGAAGGAGAAGTAATAATTAATGAATAAGAGTATTATAAAAAAAGCACTGAAAATAAAATTATTTATTACTGATGTTGATGGTGTATTAACAGATGGAAGTTTAATTCTTGGAAATAATGGAGAAGAGTTTAAATCATTTAATTCTCAAGATGGGATGGGAATTAAATTATTACAAAAAAATGATATAAAGGTTGCTATTATTACAGGGAGAAGTTCAAAAATAGTAGAAAACAGGGCTGAAGAATTAGATATAAAAGAAGTTTATCAGGGAATAGATGATAAAATAAAAACATTTAATAATTTGTTAGATAAATATTCTCTAAACTCTAATGAAGTTTCTTATATTGGAGATGATTTAAATGACCTTCCAGTATTAAATGAAGTGGGATTATCTTTTACAGTAAGTAATGGAGTTGATAAGGTTAAGGAAAATGTAGATTATATAACTGAAAAATCTGGTGGAAAAGGTGCTGTCAGAGAAGCAGCAGAATTGATTTTAAATATACAAAGTGATTTTAATGGTGGTGAGGTTTTTGATACGGAAAGGGATTGACAGTTATAAGAAAAATTTAGCTTATGCTACCAAAAACAGCAAGTTATTTTTACTTAGCTGTTTTTTTGTTTTTCTAGCCAGAGGAGGATTAAGAGTTTTATTTAATCTTTATGTACAAACTTTAGGTTATTCAGAACAATTTATTGGTAGTATTTCTTCAGCACGTTTTATAGTTGCAGGTATAATAGCAATTCCTTCAGCAATTCTGGCAGCAAGAATTGGATTTAAAAAAACATTATTATTTTCGGTGTTTTTAGCTATTTTTTCTATAAGCGGGATAGCACTTGCCGAAGGTAAAAACTCATTAATTGTATTTAATGTACTTTGGGGAGCAGCAAGTATGGTTGTTGGGGTTGTTACTGCTCCGTTTTTAGTAAAAAATAGTAGTCCGGAAGAAAGATCTCACCTGTTTGGTTTAAATTTTGCTATGATTATGATCACAGGTATGATTGGTAAATCTTCATTTGGATTTATAGTAGATTTATTAAAAAATAGTTTTGAAG
It encodes the following:
- the kdsC gene encoding 3-deoxy-manno-octulosonate-8-phosphatase KdsC: MNKSIIKKALKIKLFITDVDGVLTDGSLILGNNGEEFKSFNSQDGMGIKLLQKNDIKVAIITGRSSKIVENRAEELDIKEVYQGIDDKIKTFNNLLDKYSLNSNEVSYIGDDLNDLPVLNEVGLSFTVSNGVDKVKENVDYITEKSGGKGAVREAAELILNIQSDFNGGEVFDTERD
- a CDS encoding DMT family transporter, producing MKESEKKIYFMLAAGIFIISFAAILINLADAPPMIIAFYRMFFSALILTPIFLVKYREKAKLFLDYRPVIVGFFLAIHFILWITAFEYTNVANAVIFVAMQPLFTLLLEFLFAKEDLRQGVVIGVIFALVGSIIISMGDINMLFSKIWGDLLALAASVFAALYLFIGRSLRRKVDYFPYIYIVYTYAALFLGLFVLIRGLPFQGYGQINYLYFLGLALGPTLIGHSVLNYSVRFVPTTIVSLSILGEPIFTTILAWWILGEGITMVTLIGGSFILGGIYLSVTRKGKTDSKVEEGEVIINE
- a CDS encoding glycosyl hydrolase family 65 protein; translated protein: QSTGRDGFSNVPAKGLTGEFYEGHYFWDTETYIVPFYLYNRPELAKKLLVYRYNILDKARINAKRVKLDGALYPWRTINGYEASGFFMGSTVQYHIDADIAYAIYQYVTATDDYQFLYKAGAEILVETARMWYSLGSYIDIRDGAFCFNEVCGPDEYKPGVNNNCYNNYMAKFNLEYAVNIVKEMQEEVPDLYTELKKKVDLKESELFNWEKASANIYLPYNEKLGINPQDDSFIYKNPINLDNIPDEELPLVDNWHPLTIWRYQVIKQADVILLMLLLGNEFSLEQKRANYDYYEPKTTHDSSLSPAVYSIIAAEIGYYDDAYNYFNQIARLDLDNYNENTYQGVHTAGMGSAWMTMVYGFAGMRNYKGVLHFNPYLPEKWDRYKFTIKFKGREILIEIDEDGAHYTLLEGEDLSIKHLNEDLLISQEKNITVPLKD